In Mycteria americana isolate JAX WOST 10 ecotype Jacksonville Zoo and Gardens chromosome 5, USCA_MyAme_1.0, whole genome shotgun sequence, one DNA window encodes the following:
- the VRK1 gene encoding serine/threonine-protein kinase VRK1 isoform X2: MPYNKKTAGKRAPAKRKLAEVFALGEVLADTSRKEWKLGVPIGQGGFGRLYLADVNSSKSVGSDAPYVAKVEPSQNGPLFTELKFYMRAAKPDEIQKWTKSHKLKYLGVPRYWGSGLHEKNGNSYRFMIMDRFGRDLQKMYEENAKRFSHKTVLQLGLRILDILEYVHEHEYVHGDIKASNLLVSYKNPNQVYLVDYGLAYRYCPEGVHKVYKEDPKRCHDGTIEYTSIDAHKGVAPSRRGDLEILGYCMIHWLSGHLPWEDNLKDANFVRDSKIRCRDDISVLMDKCFPGKNKPDEIAKYMEKVKLLSYEEKPVYQHFREILLQGLKAIGQKDDGVLDFGLSENGDLQTNPMQKTQ; this comes from the exons ATGCCATATAATAAGAAGACTGCTGGAAAAAGAGCCCCTGCAAAAAGGAAACTTGCTGAAGTGTTTGCTCTGGGGGAGGTTCTAGCAGATACATCtagaaaagaatggaaattagGTGTCCCTATAGGGCAAGGCGGCTTTGGACGCCTGTACCTTG CTGATGTTAATTCTTCAAAGTCAGTTGGCAGTGATGCACCTTATGTTGCAAAAGTG GAACCCAGCCAGAATGGACCTCTTTTTACTGAGTTAAAGTTCTACATGCGAGCTGCTAAGCCAGATGAAA ttcagaagtgGACTAAGTCCcataaactgaaatatttagGTGTACCAAGATACTGGGGTTCTGGcttgcatgaaaaaaatggaaacag TTATCGATTTATGATAATGGACCGATTTGGTAGAGATCTTCAGAAGATGTATGAAGAGAATGCAAAGCGATTTTCCCATAAAACTGTACTACAATTAGGCCTGAGAAta ctTGATATTCTGGAATACGTCCATGAGCATGAATATGTGCATGGAGACATCAAGGCCTCAAACCTTCTTGTGAGTTACAAGAACCCTAATCAG GTGTACTTGGTGGATTATGGACTTGCTTACCGATACTGTCCTGAAGGAGTTCACAAAGTGTATAAAGAAGATCCTAAAAGGTGTCATGATGGAACTATTGAATATACCAGTATTGATGCACACAAGGGTGTGG CGCCATCGAGACGTGGTGATCTGGAGATCTTGGGTTACTGCATGATTCATTGGCTTAGTGGCCATCTACCGTGGGAGGATAATTTGAAAGATGCAAATTTTGTCAGAGACTCAAAAATCAG atgtagagatgatatttcagttttgatGGACAAATGCTTTCCTGGGAAAAATAAACCAG ATGAAATAGCCAAATATATGGAAAAGGTGAAGCTACTGAGCTACGAAGAGAAACCTGTTTATCAGCATTTCCGAGAAATACTTCTGCAAGGTCTTAAGGCCATTGGGCAAAAAGATGATGGAGTACTTGACTTTGGCTTGTCAGAGAATGGCGACTTGCAAACAAATCCCATGCAAAAG
- the VRK1 gene encoding serine/threonine-protein kinase VRK1 isoform X1, which translates to MPYNKKTAGKRAPAKRKLAEVFALGEVLADTSRKEWKLGVPIGQGGFGRLYLADVNSSKSVGSDAPYVAKVEPSQNGPLFTELKFYMRAAKPDEIQKWTKSHKLKYLGVPRYWGSGLHEKNGNSYRFMIMDRFGRDLQKMYEENAKRFSHKTVLQLGLRILDILEYVHEHEYVHGDIKASNLLVSYKNPNQVYLVDYGLAYRYCPEGVHKVYKEDPKRCHDGTIEYTSIDAHKGVAPSRRGDLEILGYCMIHWLSGHLPWEDNLKDANFVRDSKIRCRDDISVLMDKCFPGKNKPDEIAKYMEKVKLLSYEEKPVYQHFREILLQGLKAIGQKDDGVLDFGLSENGDLQTNPMQKKKRRAAAATNENTEAEMEDMGSPEKKKPTTSNAVATRTRKMTSPKPKKGTATRKRVQK; encoded by the exons ATGCCATATAATAAGAAGACTGCTGGAAAAAGAGCCCCTGCAAAAAGGAAACTTGCTGAAGTGTTTGCTCTGGGGGAGGTTCTAGCAGATACATCtagaaaagaatggaaattagGTGTCCCTATAGGGCAAGGCGGCTTTGGACGCCTGTACCTTG CTGATGTTAATTCTTCAAAGTCAGTTGGCAGTGATGCACCTTATGTTGCAAAAGTG GAACCCAGCCAGAATGGACCTCTTTTTACTGAGTTAAAGTTCTACATGCGAGCTGCTAAGCCAGATGAAA ttcagaagtgGACTAAGTCCcataaactgaaatatttagGTGTACCAAGATACTGGGGTTCTGGcttgcatgaaaaaaatggaaacag TTATCGATTTATGATAATGGACCGATTTGGTAGAGATCTTCAGAAGATGTATGAAGAGAATGCAAAGCGATTTTCCCATAAAACTGTACTACAATTAGGCCTGAGAAta ctTGATATTCTGGAATACGTCCATGAGCATGAATATGTGCATGGAGACATCAAGGCCTCAAACCTTCTTGTGAGTTACAAGAACCCTAATCAG GTGTACTTGGTGGATTATGGACTTGCTTACCGATACTGTCCTGAAGGAGTTCACAAAGTGTATAAAGAAGATCCTAAAAGGTGTCATGATGGAACTATTGAATATACCAGTATTGATGCACACAAGGGTGTGG CGCCATCGAGACGTGGTGATCTGGAGATCTTGGGTTACTGCATGATTCATTGGCTTAGTGGCCATCTACCGTGGGAGGATAATTTGAAAGATGCAAATTTTGTCAGAGACTCAAAAATCAG atgtagagatgatatttcagttttgatGGACAAATGCTTTCCTGGGAAAAATAAACCAG ATGAAATAGCCAAATATATGGAAAAGGTGAAGCTACTGAGCTACGAAGAGAAACCTGTTTATCAGCATTTCCGAGAAATACTTCTGCAAGGTCTTAAGGCCATTGGGCAAAAAGATGATGGAGTACTTGACTTTGGCTTGTCAGAGAATGGCGACTTGCAAACAAATCCCATGCAAAAG aaaaaaagaagggcagCAGCTGCAACCAATGAGAACACTGAAGCAGAAATGGAAGATATGGgaagtccagaaaaaaagaaacctactACTTCTA